In a single window of the Anaerotruncus rubiinfantis genome:
- a CDS encoding transporter substrate-binding domain-containing protein, with translation MKKILAIVLAMVMVFSFAACGGNSSTPSSSATPASSAAGDSSAPAASTPAEGGIQSVDDLTGKTIGVQLGTTGDIYAEDIEGATIERYNKGFEAVQALQQGKIDAVMIDDQVAKAFAEQTDGIKVLEEPFTVEEYAICISKDKPELTESFNKAIAELKEDGTLQKILDYYIGQVDGAEPYTSPEGITYDGQLVMATNAEFPPYEYHESGADGDKIVGVDADFARAICDKLGKELVIEDMAFDSIITAVQGGKADFGAAGMTVTEDRLKNIDFTDSYCTASQVVIVKE, from the coding sequence ATGAAAAAAATTCTTGCAATTGTGCTTGCAATGGTTATGGTATTCTCATTTGCCGCCTGCGGCGGCAACAGCAGCACCCCGTCCTCTTCGGCCACTCCGGCATCTTCCGCGGCCGGTGATTCGTCCGCTCCCGCTGCGTCCACCCCTGCTGAAGGCGGCATCCAGAGCGTTGACGATCTCACGGGCAAGACCATCGGCGTCCAGCTCGGCACCACAGGCGACATCTATGCCGAGGATATTGAGGGCGCGACCATCGAACGTTACAACAAAGGCTTCGAGGCTGTCCAGGCGCTCCAGCAGGGCAAGATCGACGCGGTTATGATCGACGACCAGGTCGCGAAGGCGTTCGCCGAGCAGACCGACGGCATCAAAGTGCTTGAGGAGCCGTTCACTGTCGAGGAATATGCGATCTGCATCTCGAAGGACAAACCGGAATTGACCGAGAGCTTCAATAAGGCGATCGCCGAGCTCAAAGAGGACGGTACCCTGCAGAAGATCCTCGACTACTATATCGGCCAGGTTGACGGCGCCGAGCCCTACACCTCCCCGGAAGGCATCACCTATGACGGTCAGCTGGTCATGGCGACCAACGCGGAATTCCCGCCGTATGAATACCACGAAAGCGGTGCTGACGGCGACAAGATCGTTGGTGTTGACGCGGACTTTGCCCGTGCCATCTGCGACAAGCTCGGCAAGGAGCTGGTCATCGAAGATATGGCGTTTGATTCGATCATCACCGCTGTCCAGGGCGGCAAAGCTGATTTCGGCGCTGCCGGCATGACCGTCACCGAAGACCGCCTGAAGAACATCGACTTCACCGACAGTTACTGCACCGCTTCCCAGGTGGTCATTGTCAAAGAATAA
- a CDS encoding TIGR00282 family metallophosphoesterase gives MNILFFGDVVGQAGCDKLRKELPRLKKEHGAGIVIANGENSAEGNGITPHSAQHLFDSGVDVITTGNHSLRRREIYELLDERKGVIRPANYHAAAPGSGIFFYDSPAFPLCVLNLQGRVYMDTYGSPFSCADALLEKADCPNIIVDFHAEATAEKLALAHYLDGRVSAVIGTHTHVQTADERLLPNGTAYITDAGMCGGRNSILGVVKEKAIEKLRTGLPTRFSNDPEAIELHGVLLTFSGRDGKVTEIKRIAVKAE, from the coding sequence ATGAACATACTGTTTTTTGGCGACGTTGTAGGGCAGGCGGGCTGTGACAAACTGCGCAAAGAGCTTCCCCGGCTCAAAAAGGAACATGGGGCGGGCATCGTGATTGCAAATGGCGAAAATTCCGCCGAGGGCAATGGGATCACGCCGCATAGCGCGCAGCACCTGTTTGACAGCGGCGTGGACGTCATCACAACCGGCAACCACAGCCTGCGCCGCCGTGAGATTTACGAGCTGCTCGACGAGAGAAAAGGCGTCATCCGGCCGGCCAACTACCATGCGGCGGCGCCTGGCAGCGGGATTTTCTTTTACGACAGCCCCGCTTTCCCGCTCTGTGTATTGAATCTCCAGGGCAGGGTTTACATGGACACTTACGGCAGCCCATTCTCCTGCGCGGACGCGCTTCTTGAAAAGGCGGACTGCCCGAATATCATCGTGGATTTCCACGCGGAAGCCACCGCCGAAAAGCTTGCGCTCGCGCACTACCTCGACGGACGGGTCTCGGCCGTGATCGGTACCCACACCCATGTACAGACCGCCGACGAACGGCTGCTGCCGAACGGGACCGCCTATATCACCGACGCGGGCATGTGCGGAGGGCGCAACTCGATTCTCGGCGTAGTGAAGGAAAAAGCGATCGAGAAGCTGCGCACCGGCCTGCCGACCCGCTTTTCGAACGACCCGGAGGCCATCGAACTGCACGGCGTGCTGCTCACCTTTTCCGGCAGGGACGGGAAGGTTACGGAGATCAAACGGATCGCGGTAAAAGCGGAATAA
- a CDS encoding amino acid ABC transporter ATP-binding protein has protein sequence MIEVKNLEKSFGENHVLCGINEHIKKGEKVVVIGPSGSGKSTFLRCLNLLETPTGGEIWFEGKKINDPKADINKLRQKMGMVFQQFNLFPHLTVRRNITLAPVKLGLMSQAEADKRAEELLARIGLSDKAESYPAQLSGGQQQRIAIVRALAMNPDVMLFDEPTSALDPEMVGEVLELMKQLAREGMTMVVVTHEMGFAREVATRVMFIDEGQIMEQNTPREFFENPRHPRLRDFLSKVL, from the coding sequence GTGATCGAGGTTAAGAATCTGGAAAAAAGCTTTGGGGAAAACCATGTGCTCTGCGGCATCAACGAGCACATCAAAAAGGGCGAGAAGGTGGTCGTCATCGGGCCGTCCGGCTCGGGCAAATCGACCTTTCTGCGCTGCCTCAACCTGCTTGAAACGCCGACCGGCGGAGAAATCTGGTTCGAGGGCAAAAAGATCAACGACCCAAAGGCCGACATCAATAAGCTGCGGCAGAAGATGGGGATGGTTTTCCAGCAGTTCAATCTGTTTCCGCATCTGACCGTGCGCCGCAACATCACGCTCGCACCGGTTAAGCTTGGGCTCATGAGCCAGGCGGAAGCGGATAAACGCGCCGAGGAACTGCTTGCGCGCATCGGCCTTTCCGATAAGGCGGAAAGCTACCCGGCGCAGCTCTCAGGCGGGCAGCAGCAGCGGATCGCAATCGTGCGGGCGCTTGCGATGAACCCGGACGTGATGCTCTTCGACGAGCCGACCTCGGCGCTCGACCCGGAGATGGTCGGCGAGGTGCTCGAACTGATGAAGCAGCTCGCGCGGGAAGGGATGACAATGGTCGTGGTGACCCACGAAATGGGCTTTGCGCGCGAGGTCGCGACCCGGGTGATGTTCATTGACGAAGGGCAGATCATGGAGCAGAACACCCCGCGGGAATTCTTCGAAAACCCGCGGCATCCGAGGCTTAGGGATTTCCTGTCGAAAGTCTTATAA
- a CDS encoding RluA family pseudouridine synthase → MRRIDYTIPPEYDGRKVLHFLRGSAGCSYSLVRSLKTFEDGILLNGVRTRTIDRVKEGDRLTITLHENPKEAQLFDSPVPVLYEDDDLIVFDKPAKMACHPAKSMQQGTLANVFAAHCARIGAAAPCRILNRMDKDTTGAVVIAKNAFAAAALTGKIDKTYLAVIPGVISPPSGVVDAPIGQPDRTDPRRAVLPDGKPARTGYETVFAGEWFSILRCTLYTGRTHQIRVHMAHLGHPLLGDTLYEGDLSEIGRQALHCAAVSFTHPVTGKAVRVESPLPKDMQKFEGQPVESC, encoded by the coding sequence TTGAGGCGGATCGATTACACTATCCCGCCGGAATATGACGGACGCAAAGTGCTGCACTTTTTGCGCGGGAGCGCTGGCTGCTCCTATTCGTTGGTGCGGTCACTCAAAACTTTTGAGGACGGTATCCTTTTAAATGGCGTACGCACCCGCACAATCGACCGGGTGAAGGAGGGGGACCGCCTGACGATCACCCTGCACGAGAACCCAAAGGAAGCCCAACTTTTTGATTCGCCGGTCCCGGTTCTTTACGAGGACGACGATCTCATCGTTTTCGACAAGCCTGCCAAAATGGCCTGCCATCCTGCAAAATCGATGCAGCAGGGGACGCTGGCGAACGTATTCGCGGCGCACTGCGCCCGCATTGGCGCGGCGGCGCCCTGCCGGATTCTGAACCGGATGGACAAAGACACGACCGGTGCGGTGGTCATTGCGAAGAACGCTTTTGCGGCAGCCGCGTTGACCGGAAAAATCGACAAGACCTATCTCGCGGTCATCCCGGGCGTGATCTCGCCGCCGTCCGGTGTGGTCGACGCGCCGATCGGCCAACCCGACCGCACCGACCCGCGCCGCGCTGTCCTGCCGGACGGGAAGCCTGCCCGAACCGGTTACGAAACGGTTTTTGCGGGGGAATGGTTCAGCATTCTGCGGTGTACCCTCTATACCGGCCGTACCCACCAGATCCGGGTGCATATGGCACATTTGGGGCATCCGCTTTTGGGCGACACGCTCTATGAAGGAGACCTTTCCGAAATCGGGCGGCAGGCGCTGCACTGCGCGGCGGTTTCGTTTACACATCCGGTGACCGGAAAAGCGGTGCGGGTGGAGTCACCGCTTCCGAAAGATATGCAAAAGTTCGAGGGCCAGCCGGTGGAAAGCTGTTGA
- a CDS encoding amino acid ABC transporter permease — protein sequence MQEKFIDNFITDDRWRYITDGLAVTLKVTFFAVLLGVVLGFLLAMIRTTNQKTGKLKFLNLLAKLYLTVIRGTPVVVQLLIIYFVIFGSVKIDKVLVAIIAFGINSGAYVAEIFRSGIMSVPAGQFEAGRSLGFNYSKTMWLIIMPQAFKNILPALGNEFIVLLKETSVAGYIALQDLTKGGDIIRSRTYEAFMPLIAVALIYLTLVLVLSNLVSRLERRLAQSDRG from the coding sequence ATGCAGGAGAAGTTCATTGACAACTTTATCACCGACGACCGCTGGCGGTATATCACCGACGGCCTTGCCGTCACCCTGAAGGTCACCTTCTTTGCCGTGCTGCTCGGCGTTGTGCTCGGGTTCCTCCTCGCGATGATCCGCACGACCAACCAGAAAACCGGAAAGCTCAAATTTCTGAACCTGCTGGCCAAGCTTTACCTGACCGTCATCCGCGGCACACCGGTCGTGGTGCAGTTGCTTATTATCTATTTCGTCATCTTCGGTTCGGTCAAGATCGACAAGGTGCTGGTCGCGATCATCGCATTCGGCATCAACTCGGGCGCTTATGTGGCTGAGATCTTCCGCAGCGGCATCATGTCGGTTCCCGCGGGGCAGTTCGAGGCTGGGCGCAGCCTGGGCTTTAACTATAGCAAGACCATGTGGCTGATCATCATGCCGCAGGCGTTCAAGAACATCCTGCCGGCGCTCGGCAACGAGTTTATTGTCCTTTTGAAGGAGACTTCGGTCGCGGGCTATATCGCCCTGCAGGACTTGACCAAGGGCGGCGACATCATTCGCAGCCGCACCTACGAAGCGTTTATGCCGCTCATTGCGGTGGCGCTCATCTACCTGACGCTGGTGCTGGTGCTTTCCAACCTGGTGTCACGGCTTGAAAGGAGGCTGGCGCAGAGTGATCGAGGTTAA
- a CDS encoding Asp23/Gls24 family envelope stress response protein: MISIENQYGTIEISQEYFSNLVGKAVSECFGVAGMVSSPAQGLRAAIAGKDTPDKGVRVRAAGDGLVIDLHIVVTYGMNISVIVKSIVNKVRYTVEQATNLDVAKVNVFVDSMKTENA; encoded by the coding sequence GTGATCAGTATCGAGAACCAATACGGCACCATTGAGATATCTCAGGAGTATTTTTCCAACCTTGTGGGTAAGGCCGTGTCCGAATGCTTCGGCGTAGCGGGCATGGTGAGCTCCCCGGCGCAAGGGCTGCGCGCGGCGATTGCGGGCAAGGATACCCCGGATAAAGGCGTGCGGGTGCGCGCGGCCGGGGATGGGCTTGTGATCGACCTGCACATTGTGGTCACCTATGGGATGAACATCTCGGTGATTGTCAAAAGCATTGTGAACAAGGTTCGTTACACAGTGGAGCAGGCGACCAATCTGGATGTCGCGAAAGTGAATGT
- the rpmE gene encoding 50S ribosomal protein L31: MKEGIHPKYVDTTITCACGEVIHTRSTKENIHVEICSKCHPFFTGRQKLVDTGGRVDRFKKRFGMDK; this comes from the coding sequence ATGAAAGAGGGAATCCATCCGAAGTATGTGGACACCACCATCACCTGCGCGTGCGGTGAGGTCATCCATACTCGTTCGACAAAAGAGAACATCCACGTTGAAATTTGTTCCAAGTGCCATCCTTTCTTCACCGGCCGTCAGAAGCTGGTTGATACTGGTGGCCGTGTTGACCGCTTCAAAAAGCGTTTTGGCATGGACAAGTAA
- a CDS encoding phospho-sugar mutase, producing MNHMDLYNRWLSHPLEDPDLKPDLEAIKGNDEEIYERFYRDLAFGTAGLRGVIGAGTNRMNIYTVRRATQGLAEMLKGQNPDPSVAVSYDSRIKSDLFARETARVLAANGVKVWLYPELMPVPALSFATRELHCDAGVMVTASHNPAKYNGYKVYGSDGCQLTEKHADAVLAIINGLDLFDDVKTTDFDAALKNGMIRYIGADVVDKFIAAVLSQQVNPGVCAKAGLKLVYSPLNGSGNKPVRRVLSEIGAADVTVVPEQEHPDGNFPTCPFPNPEIKEALAKGLELSQKCGADLLLATDPDCDRVGIAVKDGVDYRLLTGNQVGALLFDYICQNRTAGGTMPENPIAVTTIVSTKLTNAIGKAYGVKVINVLTGFKYIGEQIAIVEAEGHPERFIFGFEESYGYLAGTHVRDKDAVVGSMLIVEMASWYKQKGMSLVDALDALYEKYGLYCESVANFQFEGAQGMKIMDGMMKKLRADKVSKIAGRPVVDTIDYLESTETTAEGVRSVELPKSNVLEYLLDNGCTAIVRPSGTEPKIKLYLSVVGKDMAEIDARAREIGDDVKKLLGV from the coding sequence TCCCACCCGCTGGAGGACCCGGACCTGAAGCCCGACCTCGAGGCGATCAAAGGCAATGATGAGGAGATCTATGAACGCTTTTACCGCGATCTCGCGTTCGGTACGGCCGGCCTGCGCGGCGTGATCGGCGCGGGTACCAACCGCATGAATATCTATACCGTGCGCCGCGCGACCCAGGGGCTTGCGGAAATGCTCAAGGGACAAAATCCGGACCCGTCGGTTGCGGTGTCGTATGACAGCCGGATCAAATCCGACCTGTTTGCCCGCGAAACGGCGCGAGTGCTCGCCGCGAACGGGGTCAAGGTCTGGCTCTATCCCGAGCTGATGCCGGTGCCGGCGCTTTCGTTTGCGACGCGGGAGCTTCATTGCGACGCGGGCGTCATGGTGACAGCTTCCCATAACCCGGCAAAATATAACGGTTATAAGGTCTATGGCAGCGACGGCTGCCAGCTCACCGAAAAACATGCCGACGCGGTGCTCGCCATCATCAACGGGCTGGACCTCTTTGACGATGTGAAGACCACCGATTTTGATGCCGCGCTGAAAAACGGCATGATCCGGTATATCGGCGCGGACGTGGTGGACAAATTCATCGCGGCGGTGCTGTCCCAGCAGGTGAACCCCGGCGTCTGTGCGAAAGCAGGATTAAAGCTTGTCTATTCGCCGCTCAACGGTTCGGGCAACAAGCCGGTGCGCCGGGTGCTTTCCGAAATCGGCGCGGCGGATGTGACCGTCGTTCCGGAGCAGGAGCATCCGGACGGCAACTTTCCAACCTGCCCATTCCCGAACCCGGAGATCAAGGAGGCGCTCGCCAAAGGGCTGGAGCTCTCCCAAAAATGCGGCGCGGACCTGCTGCTTGCCACCGATCCGGACTGCGACCGCGTGGGCATCGCGGTGAAGGACGGCGTGGATTACCGGCTGCTGACGGGAAATCAGGTCGGCGCGCTGCTCTTCGATTATATCTGCCAGAACCGGACGGCGGGCGGCACCATGCCGGAGAACCCGATCGCGGTGACGACGATCGTTTCCACCAAGCTCACGAATGCGATTGGAAAAGCATACGGCGTGAAGGTCATCAATGTGCTGACCGGCTTCAAATATATCGGCGAACAGATTGCGATTGTCGAGGCCGAAGGACATCCGGAGCGGTTCATCTTTGGTTTTGAGGAGAGTTACGGCTATTTAGCGGGCACCCATGTGCGCGACAAGGACGCGGTGGTTGGTTCGATGCTGATCGTCGAGATGGCCTCGTGGTATAAGCAGAAGGGGATGTCGCTTGTCGACGCGCTTGACGCGCTGTATGAGAAGTACGGGCTCTATTGTGAGAGCGTCGCGAACTTCCAGTTCGAGGGTGCGCAGGGCATGAAGATCATGGACGGCATGATGAAAAAGCTGCGCGCGGACAAGGTGAGCAAGATCGCAGGGCGTCCGGTTGTGGATACGATCGACTATCTCGAATCGACCGAAACGACCGCCGAAGGCGTGCGGTCGGTGGAACTGCCGAAATCGAACGTGCTGGAATACCTGCTTGACAACGGCTGTACCGCGATCGTGCGCCCGTCCGGCACCGAACCGAAGATCAAGCTGTACCTGTCGGTGGTGGGGAAAGATATGGCGGAGATCGACGCGCGGGCCAGGGAAATTGGCGATGACGTGAAGAAACTCCTGGGTGTCTGA
- a CDS encoding ABC transporter substrate-binding protein, giving the protein MKQKLCIVALALSVLLAGCSGMEVTDQQFGLPNQPAENEPVQEKPVPEPVSTVNLAYSVNDTLNPYTMTTKLNRELVPLLYDSLTRPDKSFQPEYQLATEIIMQEKACTVKFRRNAQFSDGTLLTGEDITYSIQTALTTDTNWRTMLQNIANYTVNTDGDVVIQLYQEDANFPALLTFPIIKKGTAGADYPTGVSKFYVSGTWGNTGVVLTANPIYYGDTGSIETVMLANASDPDALAFNLKSGDIDLVYSDLSSPELANMSASSVPVSLCNLVYLGINGSYGWLARAEFRQAISLAVNRDEIVSKAYVSRARATRYPFHPEFYRMNAMELSTPRSLTQADALLDGIGLSSRDDNRMRLVNGRPLTLRLLVNSENAYRNAAATLVTEQLAQIGIKVEVVSQAFSQYQQTLQNGDYDLYLGETRLMYNMDIAPLLAGGALGYFTAYSEELSDSYRAYRATGAGIESFCELFLAQSPFVPLVFRQGSVSHNREFRAEIVATEQDIFYNIVEW; this is encoded by the coding sequence ATGAAACAAAAGCTTTGCATAGTTGCGCTTGCGCTGTCGGTGCTGTTGGCCGGATGTTCCGGCATGGAGGTCACCGATCAACAGTTCGGCCTGCCGAACCAGCCGGCGGAAAACGAGCCGGTGCAGGAAAAACCCGTGCCGGAGCCTGTGAGCACAGTGAACCTTGCCTACAGCGTGAACGATACGCTCAATCCATATACCATGACCACCAAGCTCAACCGGGAACTGGTTCCGCTTTTATATGACAGTCTGACCCGGCCGGATAAGAGCTTTCAGCCGGAATACCAGCTTGCGACTGAGATCATCATGCAGGAGAAGGCCTGCACCGTCAAATTTCGGCGCAACGCACAGTTTTCCGACGGTACGCTGCTCACCGGGGAGGATATTACCTATTCGATCCAGACGGCGCTTACAACCGACACCAACTGGAGAACAATGCTCCAAAACATCGCAAACTATACGGTCAACACGGACGGAGATGTTGTGATCCAGCTCTATCAGGAGGATGCGAACTTCCCGGCGCTGCTCACCTTCCCGATCATCAAGAAGGGTACCGCCGGCGCGGACTACCCAACCGGCGTCAGTAAATTTTACGTTTCGGGAACCTGGGGCAACACCGGTGTGGTGCTCACGGCGAACCCCATCTATTACGGCGACACCGGCAGCATCGAGACGGTCATGCTGGCGAACGCTTCCGATCCGGACGCGCTGGCCTTCAACCTGAAGTCCGGCGATATCGACCTTGTCTATTCTGATCTGTCGAGTCCGGAGCTTGCCAACATGTCTGCGTCCAGCGTGCCGGTTTCGCTCTGCAACCTGGTTTATCTGGGCATCAACGGCAGCTACGGATGGCTTGCGCGGGCGGAGTTCCGGCAGGCGATCAGCCTTGCTGTCAACCGGGACGAGATTGTCTCAAAGGCGTACGTTTCCCGCGCGCGCGCGACCCGATATCCGTTTCATCCTGAATTTTACCGGATGAACGCGATGGAGCTCTCGACGCCGCGCAGTCTGACCCAAGCGGACGCGCTGCTGGACGGAATCGGGCTTTCCAGCCGGGATGACAACCGGATGCGGCTCGTAAACGGGCGGCCGCTCACCCTGCGGCTTTTGGTCAACAGTGAAAACGCCTACCGCAACGCGGCTGCGACGCTGGTCACCGAACAGCTCGCGCAGATCGGCATCAAGGTGGAGGTGGTTTCACAGGCGTTTTCCCAGTATCAGCAGACATTGCAGAACGGGGACTACGACCTCTATCTGGGAGAGACGCGGCTCATGTACAACATGGACATCGCGCCGCTGCTGGCGGGCGGGGCGCTCGGATATTTTACGGCCTACAGCGAGGAGCTTTCCGACAGCTACCGCGCCTACCGCGCGACCGGAGCGGGGATCGAATCGTTCTGCGAGCTGTTTCTCGCCCAGTCGCCGTTTGTGCCGCTGGTGTTTCGGCAGGGGTCGGTTTCCCATAATCGGGAATTCCGGGCGGAAATAGTTGCAACCGAGCAGGATATTTTCTATAATATAGTGGAATGGTAA